The following are from one region of the Sulfurimicrobium lacus genome:
- a CDS encoding peptidase U32 family protein — MPGNLISNTLELLAPAKTAAIGREAVLHGADAVYIGGPSFGARHNAVNSVSEIAALVEFAHRYRARIYVTLNTILHDSELEAARRLVHEFYDAGVDALIVQDMGLLELDLPPIDLHASTQCDIRTPEKARFLADSGFSQIVLARELTLAEIAAVRAAVPADTVLEHFIHGALCVAFSGQCYISHAQTGRSANRGDCSQACRLPYTLQDGKGRVVAFDKHLLSVKDNNQSANLRALVDAGVRSFKIEGRYKEAAYVKNITGHYRQLLDAILAERPELAPASSGRTQLLFTPNPDKTFHRGATDYFSNGRKADIGAFDTPAFVGVPLGTVTCVGPDWIELEANEPLANGDGLTYLHKREVVGLQANRAERVGKGKLWRVWPNEPVGSLPGLKTGTALSRNRDHAWDQALTKKSAERRIDVSARFGESADGFTLTLQDSDGVSATAAISFDKQPAQNPAEAEASLREQLARFGNTIFALQQLDIGWWSQPWFVPSSVANKLRRDAVEQLETARLKAYRRPMRKPALEPPVAYPEETLSYLANVYNQAARAFYARHGVKLIEAAYEAHQEKGEVSLMITKHCLRYSFSLCPKQAKGVIGVQGQVRAEPMVLLNGKERLTLTFDCKACEMHVVGKIKKHVLS; from the coding sequence ATGCCCGGAAACCTCATCTCCAACACCCTCGAACTGCTCGCCCCGGCGAAGACCGCCGCGATCGGCCGCGAGGCCGTCCTGCACGGCGCGGACGCGGTGTATATCGGCGGGCCGTCGTTCGGCGCGCGCCACAACGCGGTCAACAGCGTCAGCGAGATCGCCGCGCTGGTGGAGTTCGCGCACCGCTACCGCGCGCGCATCTACGTCACGCTCAACACCATCCTGCACGACAGCGAGCTGGAAGCGGCGCGCCGCCTGGTCCACGAGTTCTACGACGCCGGCGTCGACGCGCTGATCGTCCAGGACATGGGCCTGCTGGAGCTGGACCTGCCGCCCATCGACCTGCACGCCTCGACCCAGTGCGACATTCGCACGCCGGAAAAGGCGCGCTTCCTCGCCGATTCCGGGTTTTCGCAAATCGTCCTGGCGCGCGAACTGACGCTGGCGGAAATCGCCGCCGTGCGCGCCGCCGTGCCGGCCGACACCGTGCTCGAACACTTCATCCACGGCGCGCTGTGCGTGGCCTTCTCCGGCCAGTGCTACATAAGCCACGCGCAGACCGGGCGCAGCGCCAACCGCGGCGACTGCTCCCAGGCCTGCCGCCTGCCCTATACCCTGCAGGACGGCAAGGGCAGGGTGGTGGCCTTCGACAAGCACCTGCTGTCGGTGAAGGACAACAACCAGAGCGCGAACCTGCGCGCACTGGTCGACGCCGGGGTGCGCAGCTTCAAGATCGAGGGGCGCTACAAGGAAGCCGCCTACGTCAAGAACATCACCGGCCACTACCGCCAGTTGCTCGATGCGATCCTCGCCGAGCGGCCCGAACTGGCGCCAGCTTCGAGCGGCCGCACGCAACTGCTGTTCACGCCCAACCCGGACAAGACCTTCCACCGCGGCGCCACCGACTATTTCTCCAACGGGCGCAAGGCCGACATCGGCGCCTTCGACACCCCGGCCTTCGTCGGCGTGCCGCTCGGCACGGTGACGTGCGTCGGGCCTGACTGGATCGAACTGGAAGCCAACGAGCCGCTGGCCAACGGCGACGGGCTGACCTACCTGCACAAGCGCGAGGTGGTCGGCCTGCAGGCCAACCGCGCCGAACGCGTGGGGAAGGGCAAGCTGTGGCGCGTGTGGCCGAACGAGCCGGTCGGCAGCTTGCCGGGCCTGAAAACAGGCACGGCGCTCTCCCGCAACCGCGACCACGCCTGGGACCAGGCGCTGACCAAAAAATCCGCCGAGCGTCGCATCGATGTGAGCGCACGCTTCGGCGAGAGTGCAGACGGCTTCACCCTGACGCTGCAGGACAGCGACGGCGTCAGCGCAACTGCCGCCATCTCTTTCGACAAGCAGCCGGCGCAGAACCCGGCGGAGGCCGAGGCATCATTGCGCGAGCAGCTGGCGCGCTTCGGCAACACCATTTTCGCGCTGCAGCAGCTCGACATCGGCTGGTGGAGCCAGCCCTGGTTCGTGCCGTCGTCGGTCGCCAACAAGCTGCGCCGCGACGCGGTCGAGCAACTGGAAACCGCGCGGCTCAAGGCGTACCGGCGCCCGATGCGCAAACCCGCGCTGGAGCCGCCCGTGGCCTACCCGGAAGAAACGCTGTCCTATCTGGCCAACGTCTACAACCAGGCGGCGCGCGCGTTCTACGCGCGGCACGGCGTCAAGCTGATCGAGGCGGCCTACGAGGCGCACCAGGAGAAGGGCGAGGTGTCGCTGATGATCACCAAGCACTGCCTGCGCTATTCGTTCAGCCTGTGCCCCAAGCAGGCCAAGGGCGTGATCGGCGTCCAGGGCCAGGTGCGCGCCGAACCGATGGTGCTGCTGAACGGCAAGGAGCGCCTGACGCTGACGTTCGACTGCAAGGCGTGCGAGATGCACGTGGTGGGCAAGATCAAGAAGCACGTCCTGAGCTGA
- a CDS encoding ABCB family ABC transporter ATP-binding protein/permease — protein MSRFEHAHYRSPPQPGKADLRSISRLFPYLWEFRGRVLLALALLIGAKLAAVMVPLVLKEIIDSLDKSHADLVLPLALIVGYGLLRFASTTFSDLRDVVFGKVTQRAMRRVSMAVFQHLHALSLRFHLERQTGGITRDIERGSKAISSLVGYLLFRITPTVLEILMVAVILFVKLDWVFGLITLVTLAAYIGFTVTITDWRTQFVRRANTLDSEAYGRAIDSLLNYETVKYFGNERYEAARYDSSLAEWERVALQSQRSLGLLNAAQAGTIAVGVTLMVLRAANGVVAGTLTLGDLVMVNAFLLQMFQPLSFLGVMYREIKQSMTDVERMFTLMHRPKEVEDAPDARTLAVLGGEVKFEQVSFAYNPDRPILHDVSFTIPAGKTVAAVGASGAGKSTLARLLFRFYDANQGSIRIDGQDIRQLSQDSLRAAIGVVPQDTVLFNDSIYYNIAYGRPDATREEVIEAARAAHILDFIESLPQSWDSVVGERGLKLSGGEKQRVAIARTLLKNPAILILDEATSALDTRTEKAIQAELLEIARSRTSLIIAHRLSTVVEADEILVMDTGRIIERGRHPELLARDGVYAHMWALQQQAEEEVA, from the coding sequence ATGTCCCGATTCGAACACGCCCATTACCGCAGCCCGCCCCAGCCCGGCAAAGCCGATCTGCGCTCCATCAGCCGCCTGTTCCCCTACCTGTGGGAGTTCCGCGGCCGCGTGCTGCTGGCGCTGGCCTTGCTGATCGGCGCGAAGCTGGCCGCGGTGATGGTGCCGCTGGTGCTGAAGGAGATCATCGATTCGCTGGACAAATCGCACGCCGACCTGGTTCTGCCGCTGGCGCTGATCGTCGGCTACGGCTTGCTGCGCTTCGCCAGCACCACTTTTTCCGACCTGCGCGACGTGGTGTTCGGCAAGGTCACGCAACGCGCCATGCGGCGGGTGAGCATGGCGGTGTTCCAGCACTTGCACGCGCTGTCGCTGCGCTTCCACCTCGAGCGCCAGACCGGCGGCATCACGCGCGACATCGAGCGCGGCTCCAAGGCGATCTCCAGCCTGGTGGGCTATTTGCTGTTCCGCATCACGCCCACCGTGCTGGAAATCCTGATGGTGGCGGTGATCCTGTTCGTCAAGCTGGACTGGGTGTTCGGGCTGATCACGCTGGTGACGCTGGCGGCGTACATCGGCTTTACCGTGACCATCACCGACTGGCGCACCCAGTTCGTGCGCCGCGCCAACACGCTGGATTCGGAAGCCTACGGCCGCGCCATCGACAGCCTGCTGAACTACGAAACGGTGAAGTATTTCGGCAACGAGCGCTACGAGGCGGCGCGCTACGACAGCAGCCTGGCGGAATGGGAGCGCGTGGCACTGCAATCGCAGCGTTCGCTCGGCCTGCTCAATGCGGCGCAGGCCGGCACCATCGCCGTCGGCGTCACGCTCATGGTGCTGCGCGCGGCCAACGGCGTGGTGGCGGGCACGCTCACGCTGGGCGACCTGGTGATGGTCAACGCCTTCCTGCTGCAGATGTTCCAGCCCTTGAGCTTTCTGGGCGTGATGTACCGCGAGATCAAGCAGTCCATGACCGACGTGGAACGCATGTTCACCCTCATGCACCGCCCCAAGGAAGTGGAAGACGCGCCGGATGCGCGCACGCTGGCCGTGCTGGGCGGCGAGGTGAAGTTCGAGCAGGTCAGCTTCGCCTACAACCCCGACCGCCCGATCCTGCACGACGTCAGCTTCACCATCCCGGCCGGGAAAACGGTAGCCGCGGTGGGCGCCAGCGGCGCGGGCAAATCCACGCTGGCAAGGTTATTGTTCCGCTTCTACGACGCGAACCAGGGCAGCATCCGCATCGACGGCCAGGACATCCGCCAGCTCAGCCAGGACAGCCTGCGCGCGGCCATCGGCGTGGTGCCGCAGGACACCGTGCTGTTCAACGACAGCATCTACTACAACATCGCCTACGGCCGCCCCGACGCCACGCGCGAAGAAGTGATCGAGGCGGCCCGCGCCGCGCACATCCTCGACTTCATCGAATCCCTGCCGCAGTCTTGGGACAGCGTGGTCGGCGAACGCGGCCTGAAGCTCTCCGGCGGCGAGAAGCAGCGCGTCGCCATCGCCCGCACCCTGCTGAAAAACCCGGCGATCCTGATCCTCGACGAAGCCACCTCCGCGCTCGACACCAGGACCGAGAAAGCCATCCAGGCCGAGCTGCTGGAAATCGCCCGCAGCCGCACCAGCCTGATCATCGCCCACCGCCTCTCCACCGTGGTGGAAGCCGACGAGATCCTGGTGATGGACACAGGCCGCATTATCGAGCGCGGACGCCACCCCGAGCTGCTGGCGAGAGACGGCGTCTATGCGCACATGTGGGCGCTGCAGCAGCAGGCGGAAGAGGAAGTCGCCTGA